Proteins from a genomic interval of Mycolicibacterium grossiae:
- a CDS encoding IS256 family transposase yields the protein MTTAHNIDLPTVLAERLTTAHPDVLRELLATFIHTLMGAEADALCGAGYGERSTERTNSRNGYRHRQFDTRAGSLDLAIPKLRHGSYFPDWLLERRKRAERALTTVVATCYLLGVSTRRMDKLVETLGITSLSKSQVSVMAKELDAAVEAFRTRPLDAGPYTFVAADALVLKVREGGRVVNVHALIAVGVNAEGHREILGIDVSTAEDGAGWLTFWRSLTARGLSGVKLVTSDAHAGLVAAIGATLPGAAWQRCRTHYTTNLMAVTPKSSWPWVRTLLHSVFDQPDAESVAAQYDRIIEALADKLPKVADHLEEARADLLAFTAFPKQIWRQIWSNNPQERLNKEIRRRTDVVGIFPDRNALIRLVGAVLAEQHDEWAESRRYLGLDVLSKSRTVNDTPTEQEATPAALTA from the coding sequence ATGACCACTGCCCACAATATCGACCTGCCCACCGTGCTGGCCGAACGACTCACCACCGCCCATCCCGACGTGCTGCGCGAGCTGCTCGCCACATTCATCCACACCCTGATGGGCGCTGAGGCCGACGCCCTGTGCGGCGCCGGATACGGCGAACGCAGCACCGAGCGCACCAACTCCCGCAACGGCTACCGGCACCGCCAATTCGACACCCGCGCAGGCTCATTGGATCTCGCGATCCCGAAGCTGCGCCACGGCTCCTACTTCCCGGACTGGCTGCTGGAACGCCGCAAACGCGCCGAACGGGCTCTGACCACGGTAGTCGCGACCTGCTACCTGCTGGGGGTCTCGACGCGGCGGATGGACAAGCTGGTGGAGACCCTGGGGATCACGTCGCTGTCGAAGTCCCAGGTCAGCGTGATGGCTAAGGAACTCGACGCCGCCGTCGAAGCCTTCCGCACCCGGCCCTTGGACGCCGGCCCGTACACGTTCGTGGCCGCCGACGCCCTGGTGCTCAAGGTCCGCGAGGGCGGGCGGGTGGTCAACGTGCACGCCCTGATCGCGGTCGGGGTCAACGCCGAGGGCCATCGCGAAATCCTGGGTATTGACGTCAGTACCGCCGAGGACGGAGCGGGCTGGTTGACGTTCTGGCGGTCGCTGACCGCCCGCGGCCTGTCCGGGGTCAAATTGGTCACCAGCGACGCCCATGCCGGGCTGGTAGCGGCCATTGGGGCGACGCTGCCCGGGGCGGCCTGGCAGCGGTGCAGAACGCATTACACGACCAACCTGATGGCCGTCACTCCCAAGTCGTCGTGGCCGTGGGTCCGGACATTGTTGCATTCGGTGTTCGATCAACCAGACGCTGAATCGGTTGCTGCGCAATATGATCGGATCATCGAGGCCCTCGCGGACAAGCTCCCCAAGGTCGCCGACCACCTGGAAGAAGCCCGGGCGGACCTGCTGGCGTTCACTGCGTTTCCCAAGCAGATCTGGCGCCAGATCTGGAGCAACAACCCCCAGGAACGCCTCAACAAGGAGATCCGCCGACGCACCGACGTCGTCGGCATCTTCCCCGACCGAAACGCTCTGATCCGCCTCGTCGGCGCCGTCCTGGCCGAACAACACGACGAATGGGCAGAATCGCGGCGCTACCTCGGCCTCGACGTCCTCAGCAAATCACGCACCGTCAACGACACACCGACAGAACAGGAGGCCACCCCAGCGGCACTGACCGCCTGA
- a CDS encoding transglycosylase family protein — MAVFIQVKSRFDDASGRKAAEDAKRYFDNAGTNAGQTYSSSFARAMERDGRIQAAADKVADNLGKIEAAEKKRAAQMERSKAITAAVTAEESKLAAARNANNADAIAASEEKLVVLRQKQLDVDAKLVSSAAAVSRAERDKARAVREAGEAYKSAGGGLSDLQASFTKAQASFGTGLKLNLGLAGIGLLPAAATAITDVAGAVQQLAGAGLALPGIFAGIASSVGVGALGMHGMSDALEAVNKAADGTEASVTAANKALADLAPAQADTVKTVAGLKGTFTELRNIAGNNMFAGVSDGLKGLVAADLPAVTRGVDGISKGINQNLLQAMNSLGSSSSQGFLDRIFGNTATAQAQLTAAIDPAIHAIGTLTTAGTDSLPRLASAVGDVADRFDRFITAADGDGRLDRWIDDGLTGFTQLGNTVLNIGQSVTALTQAAGGGAGLLGTLESATAKMSLFLNSTDGQTKLQNYFAEGRDMLGQLKDIATTAGPVVAGVFRAGVSAANAWLPIVRQGLDILNRIPGGAEAAVTAFIAWKTMQGPLQLLKMLGDVNNALGVGLPNAATRGANGISSALSKVAVPAWLTFLMYDAGKSVYDNATKDFAQFPGQQTATDPQGKLGELTRNNTGTIVMGVPSSAGAFSSNKLPVAAPDQYGGPNAQRDRYGFRLPTAPAGGLPGAQADRRGGATYSALNPTAPGVTPYVPPTVTDGGSGGGSGSTATPFVDPSKYLMGDPLAGLPAAAAGVDQQALYDADSKLLTATHNLEQKRLANQVLEAKGNATQQELLTARNDLQEAERAQWAAQQDAILARTGQMQQATSKMSDAVGGLDAIFAPLDQDFGISKGIPGLVENLVKTFGNLALGSAIASNPSLQAAALGLLSNGASTMGPSPLGGGVGMPAYSAAAMPGESGRDFAHRAMMPYWQSQGFTVGDHAADKYGEHQNGAIDIMVGSIAEGNRVLSQVLSDPNVYGAIFNRTSYGYGHGTTGTPMPDRGSPTQNHEDHVHAFYKPGNPGNITPLPGGFGAAGYTTSSGTVPVTVVSAPGMAGMGLSSQQWNAIAGAEASGNWAANTGNGYSGGLQFSPSTWNSYGGSQYAPEAWMASPQQQMAVGNNVLAGQGPGAWPATSAAHPDWFQPGAAGALPTLPAGFGGQGYPGPLTAGPGIGAAAGGPAGFDTGLAPVATPGGAGPGLGGAPMAAAMAAANAFAPGSGAALQLANRAIQFGGQAAAIGVQGLMETFLPSGSPLGAAGNSWFGKLAGGLAGARPAKNNTAGGGGLGQAQGAPQMPGSAGAQNTRNTTVNNTVNLTNNKADEDQNGKTIEKHLSYMYQGPGR; from the coding sequence ATGGCCGTCTTTATCCAGGTCAAGTCGCGTTTCGACGATGCCTCCGGCCGGAAGGCTGCGGAGGACGCGAAGCGGTACTTCGACAATGCCGGGACGAACGCCGGCCAGACGTACTCGTCGAGTTTCGCCCGGGCGATGGAGCGCGATGGGCGCATCCAGGCGGCTGCGGACAAGGTGGCGGACAACCTCGGCAAGATCGAGGCCGCCGAGAAGAAACGAGCCGCCCAAATGGAGCGGTCGAAGGCCATCACCGCCGCGGTCACCGCCGAGGAGTCGAAGCTGGCTGCCGCCCGGAACGCGAACAACGCCGACGCCATCGCGGCGTCGGAGGAGAAGCTCGTCGTCCTCCGGCAGAAGCAACTCGACGTCGACGCTAAGTTGGTGTCGTCGGCTGCTGCGGTGTCGCGTGCGGAGCGGGATAAGGCGCGTGCCGTCCGCGAAGCGGGGGAGGCGTACAAGTCGGCCGGTGGTGGTCTGTCGGACCTGCAGGCATCGTTTACGAAGGCGCAGGCGAGTTTCGGCACCGGCCTCAAGCTCAACCTCGGCTTGGCGGGCATCGGCCTGTTGCCAGCAGCGGCTACGGCAATCACCGACGTCGCGGGAGCCGTGCAGCAGCTCGCCGGGGCGGGCTTGGCGCTGCCGGGCATCTTCGCCGGCATCGCCTCCTCGGTGGGGGTTGGCGCGCTGGGCATGCACGGGATGTCTGACGCGCTCGAGGCGGTCAACAAGGCTGCTGACGGCACGGAAGCGTCAGTGACTGCGGCGAACAAGGCGCTCGCCGACCTCGCCCCCGCCCAGGCCGACACTGTCAAGACGGTCGCGGGACTCAAAGGCACCTTCACGGAACTACGGAACATCGCCGGCAACAACATGTTCGCCGGCGTCTCGGACGGCCTGAAGGGGCTCGTCGCCGCCGACCTCCCGGCCGTCACTCGCGGCGTGGACGGCATCTCGAAGGGGATCAATCAGAACCTCCTGCAGGCGATGAACTCCCTTGGCTCCTCGTCCTCGCAAGGGTTCTTGGACAGGATCTTCGGCAACACCGCCACGGCGCAGGCCCAGTTGACCGCAGCGATCGACCCGGCCATTCACGCCATCGGCACCCTGACCACCGCAGGCACCGACAGTCTGCCTCGGCTGGCATCGGCCGTCGGTGACGTCGCCGATCGGTTCGACCGCTTTATCACCGCAGCCGATGGCGATGGCCGCTTGGACCGCTGGATCGATGATGGCCTGACAGGCTTTACGCAGCTGGGGAACACGGTCCTGAACATCGGTCAGAGCGTCACCGCGCTCACGCAGGCCGCTGGAGGCGGGGCGGGTCTGCTCGGCACTCTCGAGTCCGCCACCGCGAAGATGTCGTTGTTCCTCAACTCGACCGACGGTCAGACGAAGCTACAGAACTACTTTGCCGAGGGCCGAGACATGCTCGGTCAGCTCAAGGACATCGCGACTACCGCGGGTCCGGTCGTCGCGGGTGTGTTCCGTGCTGGCGTCTCCGCAGCCAATGCGTGGCTGCCGATCGTCCGGCAGGGCCTCGACATCCTCAACCGCATCCCCGGTGGCGCGGAGGCGGCCGTGACGGCATTCATCGCCTGGAAGACGATGCAAGGGCCTCTGCAGCTACTGAAGATGCTCGGCGACGTCAACAACGCCCTCGGCGTAGGACTACCGAACGCCGCCACGCGCGGAGCCAACGGCATCTCGTCCGCGCTGTCGAAGGTCGCCGTCCCCGCGTGGTTGACGTTCTTGATGTACGACGCCGGGAAGTCGGTGTACGACAACGCGACGAAGGACTTCGCTCAGTTCCCGGGTCAGCAGACCGCGACCGATCCGCAGGGCAAGCTCGGCGAACTGACCCGCAACAACACCGGCACCATCGTCATGGGCGTCCCGTCCTCGGCGGGTGCGTTCTCCTCGAACAAGCTTCCCGTCGCCGCACCGGATCAGTACGGCGGCCCCAACGCCCAGCGCGACCGATATGGCTTCCGGCTTCCTACTGCCCCCGCAGGTGGCCTTCCCGGCGCCCAGGCCGATCGCCGCGGCGGCGCAACGTACTCCGCGCTCAACCCCACCGCTCCGGGGGTTACGCCCTACGTGCCGCCGACGGTCACCGACGGTGGATCGGGTGGCGGGTCCGGCTCTACTGCAACGCCGTTCGTCGATCCGTCGAAGTACCTCATGGGTGACCCGCTCGCCGGTCTGCCGGCGGCTGCCGCCGGTGTCGACCAACAGGCCCTGTACGACGCCGACTCGAAGCTGCTCACCGCCACCCACAATCTCGAGCAGAAGCGCCTGGCGAACCAAGTCCTCGAGGCCAAGGGCAACGCCACCCAGCAGGAACTCCTCACCGCCCGCAACGACCTCCAAGAGGCCGAACGCGCCCAGTGGGCCGCCCAGCAGGACGCCATCCTGGCGCGCACCGGCCAGATGCAGCAGGCAACGAGCAAGATGAGCGACGCTGTCGGCGGCCTCGATGCCATTTTCGCCCCGCTCGACCAGGACTTCGGCATCAGCAAGGGCATCCCCGGTCTTGTCGAGAACCTGGTGAAGACGTTCGGCAACCTGGCCCTCGGCTCCGCCATCGCATCCAACCCGAGCCTGCAAGCCGCCGCGCTTGGGCTGCTGTCGAACGGCGCATCAACGATGGGTCCGTCGCCTCTCGGCGGCGGCGTCGGCATGCCGGCCTACTCAGCCGCTGCCATGCCCGGCGAATCGGGCAGGGACTTCGCCCACCGCGCCATGATGCCGTATTGGCAAAGCCAGGGTTTCACCGTTGGTGATCATGCCGCAGACAAGTACGGCGAGCACCAAAACGGTGCTATAGACATCATGGTCGGCAGCATTGCTGAGGGCAATCGCGTGCTTTCGCAGGTTCTTTCGGATCCGAACGTGTACGGCGCGATCTTCAACCGCACGTCGTATGGCTACGGTCACGGTACTACCGGCACTCCCATGCCCGACCGTGGCAGCCCCACCCAGAACCACGAAGACCACGTGCACGCGTTCTACAAGCCCGGCAACCCGGGGAACATCACCCCACTGCCGGGCGGGTTCGGTGCAGCGGGATACACCACCTCGAGCGGCACCGTGCCGGTCACCGTCGTCTCCGCACCTGGGATGGCCGGAATGGGTTTGTCGTCGCAGCAGTGGAACGCCATCGCCGGTGCCGAAGCCTCGGGTAATTGGGCGGCGAACACCGGCAACGGCTACTCCGGTGGCCTGCAGTTCTCCCCGAGTACTTGGAACTCCTATGGCGGCAGCCAGTACGCGCCGGAGGCGTGGATGGCGTCCCCGCAGCAGCAGATGGCCGTTGGGAACAATGTCCTCGCCGGACAGGGCCCGGGCGCGTGGCCGGCGACGTCCGCGGCACACCCGGACTGGTTCCAGCCCGGCGCTGCCGGCGCCCTGCCGACACTGCCCGCCGGATTCGGCGGACAGGGGTACCCCGGTCCATTGACCGCCGGTCCTGGCATCGGGGCCGCCGCTGGCGGCCCTGCAGGGTTCGATACGGGTCTGGCACCCGTGGCGACACCCGGCGGCGCTGGCCCCGGTCTCGGTGGCGCTCCGATGGCTGCGGCGATGGCCGCCGCGAATGCGTTCGCCCCGGGTTCTGGTGCCGCCCTGCAGCTGGCCAATAGGGCGATTCAGTTTGGCGGTCAGGCCGCGGCGATCGGGGTGCAGGGTCTGATGGAGACGTTCCTGCCATCCGGCTCACCGCTCGGCGCGGCCGGAAACTCCTGGTTCGGCAAGCTCGCCGGCGGCCTCGCAGGCGCACGCCCCGCCAAGAACAACACGGCTGGCGGAGGCGGACTCGGACAGGCTCAAGGCGCCCCGCAGATGCCCGGTAGCGCCGGTGCGCAGAACACCCGCAACACCACGGTCAACAACACCGTCAACCTGACGAACAACAAGGCCGACGAGGATCAGAACGGCAAGACGATCGAGAAGCACCTCAGCTACATGTACCAAGGCCCCGGCCGGTGA
- a CDS encoding zinc finger domain-containing protein produces the protein MGRRRYQPFSAVDPFTVDCGFCDAPAGTQCTNLVTGKPVVHFAAHAERVRAAEDARGEADE, from the coding sequence GTGGGGCGCCGCCGGTATCAGCCGTTCTCGGCGGTCGACCCCTTCACCGTCGACTGCGGGTTCTGCGACGCGCCGGCCGGGACCCAGTGCACCAACCTGGTGACCGGCAAGCCCGTCGTCCACTTCGCCGCCCACGCCGAACGGGTCCGGGCCGCCGAGGACGCCCGTGGGGAGGCCGACGAGTAG
- a CDS encoding helix-turn-helix transcriptional regulator gives MGEVREAVERDDDDDIIRVPEVARMTGAPQGSVRYWDSTGVGPPSFKLQGRRVYRRGAVRRWIEQQEQAAADQRGGGDAA, from the coding sequence ATGGGCGAAGTACGCGAGGCCGTCGAGCGGGATGACGACGACGACATCATCCGAGTGCCCGAGGTAGCTCGTATGACAGGAGCACCGCAGGGCTCGGTGAGGTATTGGGACAGCACCGGAGTCGGTCCGCCGAGCTTCAAGCTGCAGGGCCGGCGGGTCTACCGCCGAGGTGCGGTGCGCCGTTGGATCGAACAGCAGGAACAGGCGGCAGCCGATCAGCGCGGCGGCGGAGACGCAGCCTGA
- a CDS encoding helix-turn-helix domain-containing protein translates to MQDSAADPLQAEAAFGQRVRAHRQQRKWTQRRLADLIGVDASAVSRIEQGVRAVRLGEAASIAKALDVDLDRLVFGGAVPPEEWLRKSREAANSSMHVARAAAVEMADAYLEIAEALSKHPSLFETFDDGNSKWVPKTVDEYFAWVLQRIERIYDNDPNNSARAFTTDGELAIKITALIEAMMNGVITDIPFPESEVDLTDEEEAAALGRGLQGLIPRDTDHPGGGDGADT, encoded by the coding sequence GTGCAAGACAGCGCGGCTGACCCCCTGCAGGCTGAAGCAGCGTTTGGGCAGCGCGTGCGGGCACATCGCCAGCAGCGCAAGTGGACTCAACGAAGACTTGCCGATCTGATCGGCGTTGACGCCTCTGCGGTTTCTCGAATCGAGCAAGGCGTACGCGCCGTTCGGCTCGGTGAAGCTGCGTCAATCGCGAAAGCACTGGACGTCGATCTCGACCGATTGGTATTCGGCGGCGCTGTACCGCCGGAGGAGTGGCTCCGGAAATCCAGGGAAGCCGCCAATAGCAGCATGCATGTCGCTCGAGCGGCGGCGGTCGAGATGGCCGACGCTTACCTTGAGATTGCCGAGGCTCTCAGCAAGCATCCGTCGCTTTTCGAGACGTTCGATGACGGCAACTCGAAATGGGTGCCGAAAACGGTCGACGAATACTTCGCTTGGGTCCTACAGCGGATCGAACGCATCTATGACAACGACCCAAATAATTCGGCACGGGCCTTCACGACGGACGGCGAACTTGCCATCAAGATCACCGCTCTTATTGAAGCGATGATGAATGGCGTAATTACTGATATTCCGTTCCCCGAGAGCGAAGTCGACCTCACCGATGAGGAAGAAGCCGCGGCGCTGGGGCGCGGCCTGCAAGGTTTAATTCCGCGAGACACCGACCACCCTGGGGGCGGTGATGGCGCAGACACGTAA
- a CDS encoding tyrosine-type recombinase/integrase has translation MAQTRNRRAGVEDRWNKTVRVDGKLQTVPSKSHGVGLRWRARYVDDTGREHAKGFSRKVDAQRWIDEFTAAVVTGQYVDPKAGRITFREYAERWREIQVQRPSSRAHVETMLRRHAYPTLGARPLSSILPSDIQAWVRSLDLAPATVGVVHGVVSTIMKSAIRDRRIVANPCEGTKLPKRERTQIEPLTTDQVYAVRDALPGSLQALVTLAAGTGMRQGECFGLTVDRVKFLERTVKVDRQLVTVSGTAPTLGPPKTDASDRTIPLPTVVVDALAAHLAAFPAGDDGLIFTLSGKPIGRSAFGHKWRRAVKTAGLPKGTGFHSLRHYYASLLIRHGESVKTVQARLGHASAVETLDTYSHLWPDSDDRTRDAIDTVLGAAADELRTGGVAAE, from the coding sequence ATGGCGCAGACACGTAACCGCCGCGCCGGGGTTGAGGACCGGTGGAACAAGACCGTCCGCGTGGACGGCAAGTTGCAGACGGTGCCGAGTAAGTCGCACGGAGTCGGGCTCCGTTGGCGTGCCCGCTATGTCGACGACACGGGGCGCGAGCATGCGAAGGGCTTCAGTCGAAAGGTCGACGCGCAGCGGTGGATTGATGAGTTCACTGCCGCAGTGGTGACGGGTCAGTACGTCGACCCGAAGGCCGGGCGCATCACTTTCCGTGAGTACGCGGAGCGGTGGCGGGAGATTCAGGTTCAGCGACCCAGCTCCCGGGCGCATGTCGAGACGATGTTGCGCAGACACGCGTACCCGACGCTGGGGGCGCGACCCCTGTCGTCGATCCTTCCAAGCGACATTCAGGCGTGGGTGAGGAGCCTTGACCTCGCGCCGGCGACCGTCGGGGTGGTGCACGGCGTGGTGTCGACCATCATGAAGTCGGCCATCCGTGACCGTCGCATCGTCGCGAATCCGTGCGAGGGAACGAAGCTGCCGAAGAGGGAACGGACGCAGATCGAGCCGTTAACCACCGACCAGGTGTACGCGGTGCGCGACGCGCTCCCGGGGTCGTTGCAAGCTTTGGTGACGCTGGCGGCCGGCACGGGCATGCGGCAGGGCGAGTGCTTCGGCCTGACCGTCGACCGAGTCAAGTTCCTCGAGCGCACGGTGAAGGTGGATCGGCAACTGGTCACGGTGTCGGGCACCGCGCCGACGCTCGGACCGCCGAAGACCGACGCCAGCGACCGGACGATCCCGCTACCCACCGTGGTGGTCGACGCGCTCGCTGCTCACCTGGCGGCGTTCCCGGCCGGCGACGACGGACTGATCTTCACCCTGTCGGGCAAGCCCATCGGCCGGTCGGCGTTCGGCCACAAGTGGCGTCGCGCCGTCAAGACCGCGGGGTTGCCAAAGGGCACCGGCTTTCATTCGCTGCGGCACTACTACGCGAGCTTGCTGATCCGTCACGGAGAGAGTGTCAAGACGGTGCAGGCCCGCCTCGGGCACGCCAGTGCGGTCGAAACGTTGGACACCTACTCGCACTTGTGGCCGGACTCCGATGACCGCACACGCGATGCCATCGACACGGTGCTCGGTGCCGCTGCGGACGAACTGCGGACGGGCGGGGTGGCTGCGGAGTGA
- a CDS encoding FAD-dependent oxidoreductase, with the protein MTDTWDCIVVGGGAAGLSAALVLGRARRRTLLVDAGAPSNASAHGIGGLLGHDGRPPAELYARGRAEVAAYPDVEVRSGEVIGGHRGFTVALADGSTERARTVLLATGLEYRPPAIAGVEPLWGRSVFHCPFCHGWEVRDQPVAVVAAGDRALHSALMIRGWTDDVVVLPNGGDLSDEARTALAAAGIGTDDRAVTRFASSDGVLTAVEFADGGVLERRAALVATTLHQRSSLSAQLGAAVRPSPLALDALHVDEFGRTSVPGLFAAGDLAAQLPQVAAAVASGSLAAAAVVQTLAGEDVGLPVPPWPTVAVPAQEHWERHYGAREKVWSGRVNPQLATVVEDLPAGRALDLGCGEGGDAVWLAERGWHVTAVDISETALARARAEAQARGVADGIDFAQYDLSDGFPDGTFDLVSAQFLHSTVRLERPTILRAAAAAVSPGGHLVIVDHGGMPPGSTMTHHDHPFPAPEEVLAGLDLPDEQWDRVRVEAVTRQATGPDGGHVDLVDNVMVLRRIGVA; encoded by the coding sequence ATGACCGACACATGGGATTGCATCGTCGTGGGCGGCGGCGCCGCGGGTCTCAGCGCAGCGCTGGTCCTGGGCCGGGCTCGGCGTCGAACGCTGCTGGTGGACGCGGGAGCGCCCAGCAACGCGTCGGCACACGGCATCGGTGGCTTGCTCGGACACGACGGCCGGCCGCCGGCCGAACTGTACGCACGCGGTCGCGCCGAGGTGGCCGCCTACCCCGACGTCGAGGTCCGGAGCGGCGAGGTGATCGGCGGGCACCGGGGTTTCACCGTCGCGCTCGCCGACGGCAGCACCGAACGCGCCCGCACCGTGCTGCTGGCCACGGGCCTGGAGTACCGGCCGCCCGCGATCGCGGGGGTCGAACCGCTCTGGGGCCGTTCGGTGTTCCACTGTCCGTTCTGTCACGGGTGGGAGGTGCGCGACCAGCCGGTGGCGGTGGTCGCCGCCGGGGACCGCGCCCTGCACTCGGCGCTGATGATCCGCGGCTGGACCGACGACGTCGTGGTGCTGCCGAACGGCGGCGACCTGTCCGACGAGGCGCGCACTGCCCTGGCGGCCGCGGGCATCGGGACCGACGATCGCGCCGTCACCCGGTTTGCCTCCTCCGATGGCGTGCTGACCGCCGTCGAATTCGCCGACGGCGGCGTGCTCGAGCGCCGTGCGGCGCTGGTCGCCACGACGCTGCACCAGCGCTCGTCGCTTTCCGCGCAGCTCGGCGCCGCGGTCCGGCCGAGCCCGCTCGCGCTCGACGCTCTGCACGTCGACGAGTTCGGGCGCACGTCGGTGCCGGGCCTGTTCGCCGCCGGCGACCTCGCCGCGCAGCTTCCGCAGGTCGCTGCCGCGGTGGCATCGGGAAGCCTGGCCGCGGCGGCGGTGGTGCAGACGCTCGCCGGCGAGGACGTCGGGCTGCCGGTGCCGCCGTGGCCCACCGTGGCCGTACCGGCCCAAGAGCACTGGGAGCGGCACTACGGGGCGCGGGAGAAGGTCTGGAGCGGCCGGGTGAACCCCCAGCTGGCGACCGTGGTCGAGGACCTGCCCGCCGGCCGGGCACTGGACCTCGGGTGCGGCGAGGGTGGCGACGCGGTGTGGCTCGCCGAGCGCGGCTGGCACGTCACCGCCGTCGACATCTCCGAGACCGCCCTGGCGCGGGCACGGGCCGAGGCGCAGGCCCGCGGGGTCGCCGACGGCATCGACTTCGCCCAGTACGACCTGTCCGACGGCTTCCCCGACGGGACGTTCGACCTGGTGTCCGCGCAGTTCCTGCACTCGACGGTGCGCCTGGAACGACCGACGATCCTGCGCGCTGCCGCGGCCGCCGTGTCGCCCGGCGGTCACCTGGTGATCGTGGACCACGGCGGCATGCCGCCGGGATCCACGATGACCCACCACGACCACCCGTTCCCCGCGCCCGAGGAGGTGCTGGCCGGCCTCGACCTGCCGGACGAGCAGTGGGACCGGGTGCGGGTGGAGGCCGTCACCCGCCAGGCCACCGGACCCGACGGTGGGCATGTCGACCTCGTCGACAACGTCATGGTCCTGCGGCGGATTGGAGTAGCCTGA
- a CDS encoding helix-turn-helix domain-containing protein — protein MQAKDRTAAQHDAGQHAARQHEARQHDDVDARVRRRLRELRTQRGMTLEEVASRADIDVSTLSRLESGKRRLALDHLPRLASALSVTTDDLMRAPETPDPRVRGASHTANGVTFWPLTRSGPAGGLHAYKIRVSARRRTPPDELPVHDGQEWLYVMSGKLRLLLGERDMIVKPGEAVEFSTWTPHWFGTVDGPVEAVAIFGQHGERVHLHT, from the coding sequence ATGCAGGCAAAGGACCGTACCGCCGCACAGCACGACGCCGGACAGCACGCCGCCCGACAGCACGAAGCCCGACAGCACGACGACGTCGACGCCCGCGTCCGCCGCCGACTGCGCGAACTCCGCACGCAGCGCGGCATGACGCTCGAGGAGGTGGCGTCACGGGCCGACATCGACGTGTCGACGCTCAGCAGGCTGGAGTCCGGCAAGCGCCGGTTGGCCCTCGACCACCTACCGCGGCTGGCGTCGGCGCTGTCGGTCACCACCGACGACCTGATGCGGGCACCCGAAACGCCGGACCCGCGGGTGCGCGGGGCGTCGCACACCGCCAACGGCGTGACCTTCTGGCCGCTGACCCGCAGCGGTCCGGCGGGCGGATTGCACGCCTACAAGATCCGCGTCAGCGCACGCCGCCGGACGCCTCCCGACGAACTACCCGTGCACGACGGCCAGGAGTGGCTCTACGTCATGTCCGGCAAGCTGCGGCTGCTGCTCGGCGAGCGCGACATGATCGTCAAACCCGGTGAAGCGGTGGAGTTCTCGACGTGGACGCCACACTGGTTCGGCACCGTCGACGGGCCGGTCGAGGCCGTGGCCATCTTCGGCCAGCACGGCGAGCGGGTGCACCTGCACACCTGA
- a CDS encoding bifunctional RNase H/acid phosphatase gives MKVVMEADGGSRGNPGPAGYGAVVWSADHADVLAERRESIGIATNNVAEYRGLVAGLTAAADVGATEVDVRMDSKLVVEQMAGRWRVKHPDLAPLHQQARALADRFDRVSYGWIPRERNAHADKLANEAMDGAAGTPGAPVDAAVAETPAGAATSAPSGWSGARGAPTRFLLLRHGQTELSVGRRYSGRGNPPLTDLGRAQAEAAAAHLADRGGVAAVISSPLQRALITADAAARGLGLDVRVDDDLIETDFGEWEGLTFAEASERDPDVHSTWLRDTSLAPPGGESFDDVAVRVRRARDRIVDAYGGATVLVVSHVTPIKTILRLALDAGEGVLYRLHLDLASLSVAEFYPDGASSVRLVNQTSYL, from the coding sequence ATGAAGGTCGTGATGGAGGCCGACGGCGGCTCGCGCGGCAACCCCGGCCCCGCCGGCTACGGCGCCGTCGTCTGGTCGGCCGACCACGCCGACGTGCTGGCCGAGCGACGCGAGTCGATCGGTATCGCGACCAACAACGTCGCCGAATATCGGGGCCTCGTGGCCGGTTTGACGGCGGCCGCGGACGTCGGGGCCACCGAGGTGGACGTGCGGATGGACTCCAAGCTCGTCGTCGAGCAGATGGCCGGTCGGTGGCGAGTGAAGCACCCCGACCTCGCCCCGCTGCACCAGCAGGCACGCGCGCTCGCGGATCGATTCGACCGGGTGAGCTACGGCTGGATCCCGCGCGAGCGCAACGCCCATGCCGACAAGCTGGCCAACGAGGCGATGGATGGGGCCGCCGGGACCCCCGGCGCGCCGGTCGACGCGGCGGTCGCGGAGACCCCGGCCGGCGCGGCGACGTCGGCGCCCTCGGGTTGGTCCGGCGCGCGTGGCGCGCCGACGCGGTTCTTGCTGCTGCGGCATGGGCAGACCGAGCTGTCGGTCGGACGCCGGTACTCCGGACGTGGCAACCCGCCGCTGACCGACCTGGGACGCGCGCAGGCCGAGGCCGCCGCCGCGCACCTCGCCGACCGCGGCGGCGTCGCGGCGGTCATCAGCTCGCCGCTGCAGCGTGCGCTCATCACCGCCGACGCCGCGGCCCGAGGTCTGGGGCTCGACGTCCGGGTGGACGACGACCTGATCGAGACCGACTTCGGCGAGTGGGAGGGCCTCACGTTCGCCGAGGCGTCCGAACGCGACCCGGACGTGCACTCGACGTGGTTGCGCGACACCAGCTTGGCGCCGCCCGGCGGGGAGAGCTTCGATGACGTTGCCGTGCGGGTGCGGCGAGCGCGCGACCGGATCGTCGACGCCTACGGTGGCGCCACGGTGCTGGTGGTCTCGCACGTGACGCCGATCAAGACGATCCTGCGGCTGGCGCTCGACGCGGGGGAGGGCGTGCTGTACCGGCTGCACCTCGACCTGGCGTCGCTGTCGGTCGCCGAGTTCTATCCCGACGGGGCGTCCTCGGTGCGCCTGGTGAACCAGACCTCGTACCTGTAG